In a single window of the Candidatus Eisenbacteria bacterium genome:
- a CDS encoding DUF86 domain-containing protein: NILVHDYFGIDTDVVWEAVERELPQLRERTRAILEQ, translated from the coding sequence AACATCCTTGTGCATGACTACTTCGGGATCGACACGGACGTCGTTTGGGAGGCGGTGGAGAGAGAACTCCCGCAACTTCGGGAGCGCACCAGGGCGATACTGGAGCAGTAA